One window of the Cotesia glomerata isolate CgM1 linkage group LG10, MPM_Cglom_v2.3, whole genome shotgun sequence genome contains the following:
- the LOC123272831 gene encoding uncharacterized protein LOC123272831 isoform X1, which yields MVNAVKFITLSCIISAYLFIETEAVRCYQCGSDSDPKNEDLCGAYEPFDKNKHISIDCNDEDSKMPGSFCVKEIRQGPRGFIWDGRFRQVVRRCASVAETGVTNVCNWGVDENGVYWQQCYCSEDSCNGATSLSSSLTIATIISFFITIYFIR from the exons ATGGTAAATGCTGTgaaattcataactttaagTTGCATTATAAGtgcatatttatttatcg aaactgAAGCTGTTCGATGTTATCAATGCGGTAGTGACTCAGACCCCAAAAATGAAGATCTATGTGGTGCTTATGAACCTTTTGATAAGAATAAGCACATTTCAATAGATTGCAATGACGAGGACTCCAAAATGCCGGGATCATTTTGCGTCAAAGAAATACGACAAGGTCCTCGTGGATTTATTT gggACGGAAGATTCAGACAAGTAGTACGAAGATGTGCATCAGTTGCAGAAACGGGGGTAACAAATGTCTGTAATTGGGGTGTCGATGAAAACGGAGTTTATTGGCAGCAGTGCTACTGTTCAGAAGATTCGTGTAATGGTGCTACGAGTCTGTCGTCGTCTTTGACAATAGCCACtattatat
- the LOC123272831 gene encoding uncharacterized protein LOC123272831 isoform X2 — MAHAQDDAETEAVRCYQCGSDSDPKNEDLCGAYEPFDKNKHISIDCNDEDSKMPGSFCVKEIRQGPRGFIWDGRFRQVVRRCASVAETGVTNVCNWGVDENGVYWQQCYCSEDSCNGATSLSSSLTIATIISFFITIYFIR, encoded by the exons ATGGCCCACGCCCAGGATGACGCAG aaactgAAGCTGTTCGATGTTATCAATGCGGTAGTGACTCAGACCCCAAAAATGAAGATCTATGTGGTGCTTATGAACCTTTTGATAAGAATAAGCACATTTCAATAGATTGCAATGACGAGGACTCCAAAATGCCGGGATCATTTTGCGTCAAAGAAATACGACAAGGTCCTCGTGGATTTATTT gggACGGAAGATTCAGACAAGTAGTACGAAGATGTGCATCAGTTGCAGAAACGGGGGTAACAAATGTCTGTAATTGGGGTGTCGATGAAAACGGAGTTTATTGGCAGCAGTGCTACTGTTCAGAAGATTCGTGTAATGGTGCTACGAGTCTGTCGTCGTCTTTGACAATAGCCACtattatat